From the Trifolium pratense cultivar HEN17-A07 linkage group LG4, ARS_RC_1.1, whole genome shotgun sequence genome, the window gtgctccattgtggatgctcttattTCTTCCTCTATCActgcttaaaaaaattactccataCCTCATCACCAAAGGAaactttatttgattttttgtttgtgttttttatatttatgtgatttcttttttgttaattaGCATAAAAGTTAGAATTTTACATGTTAAAacgaaaaacaaaagaattttaAGTTCAAACTCCAACATATTATAAATGTTCCTCTGATCATTGGTACTCCATTGCAAGAAATTATTATTGATGccatcataaataaaaaattggcaaGCTAGGTGCATATATTGAAAGATTAAACATAGTCAGatccaatacaaaaaaattattattaaaaagtgCATGTTAAACTGCACCTTTCATTGGGTCAAAAAGAATTGCACCTTGCATTGCATTATTTCTGCAAGCTGAGTGGTTCATAGAAGTTCACAACTAACTTCACAAAATTTTAGAACTATCCATGTACTTCCTCCGGatacaaatataaacaaaaaatattgtttacgcggtgtttatgaatttagttaagtgtaattaattttcttgatttaatgcaaaacatgagttaaatttactatattacccattttgaaaagtgtaaaaatgtaaagtgaaataaatgcctaaaataaaatagaattaaataaggatatattaggaatagtaatattaattagtttaaaagtaattaacttttacttataataataactaaagtttaaagtttttttttttttttatatttatgtccgGATGGAGTAATTTTTTTCCCAACATTCTTATTATTCACTAGAAGCAAAGAAGGAAGCAAATGTGTGATATTGCGGAAGGCAAGTGGAAAAGGGGAAATTATAGAAGCAGCAACAATTTCAGAAACCGAATGagataattaattaatccaaCATAGATCCATATTATTGGATCAGTGAATCACATTGTCTAAAAATTTCCTTCCACATCCATGTTACACCTCTTTAATTTTTTCTCCCTAGTTGAAACTTCAAACCATATTTAAATCGCCAAATATATTTAGGAGtctttaaattttaagtttgtAATTCACATATCAATCCTTTAATTTTTTAGGTAGGTtctttaactttttaatttattatactATTATCTACCAAGTTATTCTTCGTTATCAAAACGCTGAAGTTATAAGTTAGTGAGGTCGTAGTGAGCACtgtgttttgattttcaaataaTCAGAAACAGCGTTAAGTGTCACATCATTAAGTTAACGGTTATATAAGTGTTTTTGTAACGAAGCTTGCAAAAGTAATAGcgcaataaattataaaattaaagacCTActtgttaccaaaaaaaaaataaattaaatgtccTATTTTTACAAACGCGAAACTTAAAAAAACGCTGAATGTATTTGGCCTATTTGAAAAGTCAAAGTTAAATGCATTAATTTAATGGTTTTAAGTTTCATGTTTGTAACTGTTTCACATTTTTAGATAACAATTATgtcttttaagtttttcggTAATAAACCAGGCATTTACATTTCTACTAATATGTGATGTTACCCTTACAATTAACCTCCATTACCTTGTTGCACCATATCAATTATGGTCAACTTCCACCATAGTTGATATTTTGATGAGAAATACACATATATTAGAAGAGATTAACTAAAAAGACAATGTTGCAATAACTTTTGCAACGAAAGATATTACCATATGAATTCAATCACTTTCACGAGTTATAATTCTCTCCATTTCTGTTATACTAAAGTTTTatgaagaatttaatttatatgcaccatcggtgtaaagttattttacacatgcgtccaataatataccgacacattaTGTATGGTAATTTAAAACACATGATatatcacattcattaaatgatgtggcaacgcgtcattgggtgtatgtgtaaaaaaaaaattacaccgacggtgcacaataattaaactctTTTATGAATATAAACAtaatgatataatatttggtgggtctaataatttaatatatatgataaaattcTTCAAAACTCTAGTAATGGAGAGGAAAAATAGAGAGTAAAAATGGAGAGGATTCTAACTCGAAATCCACATTCTATTATTTTTCACCACTAGTATCCGGCTCACTGAATTTTTTATCTGGTTCGGAGATAAATTCTGACAACAGGTGGTTTCGCCTCCATTCCAATTACAGTTGCGGGTAATCGAACTGTGATCGTCTCTACCAAaatcagcgccaatcaccaccaAACTAACCAACATAATCCAGTTTAATTatgtcaaatttttttcttttaggaAGGCTTTAATAAATGTCATAGATTTAGATTACTATAAGATCGTAGAATTTACTccaatatttaataaataaccGGAAAGTGGAAATGGAAACTAATAAATGATGATCCGTTATCGGCTGCGCCGCAACCGCAGATCTCTACTCCCTCCATCTTTTCCCGCCACCACCGACTCAATGTTACAACAAAATCCAACTCATCTTAGTTCACATTTTCACTTATTAAACCATTTGAATAACCTTCTCCTAAATCTAAAGCAATCTTAggatattaataataattttttataagtaacTCGGTGGATCTTGTTAATTTCAAGAAATTCTAGTCAACTTAGAAACACATGagcttttaattttgaaattattaaaaaaacaataacgaGTAATGTTGACAATGCATATGGTTGTAATATGTGCATACATCCATTTTTGTACTCAATCCTAATATATATAAGATTACTTCTATCACTGTGTACTCCATCCTCATATTAGTTTATCTCATTCTCTCTATTCCTCTGTTCAAGAGGAACTTAGAATTTTAATTTGGTATGTTTTCAAATTCCTCATTCAATCTTAACTACTAAACCATTATTTTTCCATGTAGTTTATCCACATTCAACTTCTTTTGTCATTAGTAGTTGTGCTATATTTTAGTCTTTAAATTTTCACCACATATATCAACCACAAAATCTTAAGCGTTTATTCAAAATTACGATGAGTTTTATTGAAAGTTTAAAGTATAATTTGTCAAAATCATAGTTACATATCGTGATTCTGTCAAACTCGTCAATTCCAATATAGACTAAGTAATGCAAGAGTctttttggattttattttttatggtgGATAGTATTTTTGGATCATGTCATAACCCAAAGACTTGGATTAAGTGAATTCAAAAAGTGGTGTAGTCATACAGTCAAAcgatcttgatcggacggttCAGTTGTTATTTTAGGATTTtacattaaacaaaaaaaaaaccgtcTTAAAATCTAACCATTTGATCTTAATCAGACGGTTCTCAATTGTTAATTCTTGCAGTCACGACTGCACTTAATCCAATTTCCATCATCCGCCAAATAAATAAGCTATTAGATGAAATTAAATAGATGAATTGTCTAATATTTCATAAACTAGGATAGTGCTTACATCATTTCAAGACATGATTCTCTTTATGTTCAATGAATTAACTCATACATTTGAAACTTACAGGGTACTTAATTTAGGGTCCCTTACTTTTATAAGGCAAGATGAAGCATGGCATTTTAACTCCAATTTTTCTTGGAATTTTGGCTTGTTGGAGTGCAATTTCGGTTATTGCAGAAGACCGATATCAATTCTTCACATGGGAAATTACTTATGGAACAATCTTTCCTCTTGGTGTTCCTCAAGAGGTaggtctattttatttttttccctgcCATTTAAAATCTCATTCTTTCACATTTGAAAAagtgtttaatatttatttacacTCTTACCAGGGCATTCTTATCAATGGTCAATTTCCAGGCCCTACAATTGAAGCCATCACTAATGACAATATTGTTGTAAATGTCATTAACAAGTTGGATGATAAATTCCTCATTACATGGTTAGTCTTTCTGTTCCACTATTAGtagtagttttttaaaattgaaaattttcaatgaCATTAGTCTTTTTATATATCTCAATTTAACACTTATTTTTTCTAGAGACCATTTTTTAAACTTAATTGGTTTCAATAACTTATCAGCAAAGCTATGATAGGATCTGATGCATAGTGCTGATATAATCGCACCTCGTTAATCTCAAGAACTAAATTGCATGTCCTCTAAATTTGAGAAACTAAATTAGTGTATGTTTAGCATTACAATGAGTAAGTCAGAATCACGgtgatttttgaaaaatcacgTTGGATCACCATAATTCTGACATGGAAATCAAACATAAACTAATAATGTTTCACTCATTTGATTGCTCTTTGAATAAACAGGAGTGGAATAAAACAAAGAAGGACATCATGGCAAGATGGAGTTTTAGGAACCAATTGTCCAATCCCTCCTAACACCAATTGGACATACAAATTTCAAGTAAAAGATCAAATTGGAACTTACACATATTTCCCAACAACTAAAATCCATAAAGCTGCTGGTGGTTTTGGAGGATTCAATATTGCTCAAAGATCTGTTATTGACACTCCATATGTTATCCCTAGTGGAGAATTCACCCTCCTTGTTGGTGATTGGTACAAGACCAACCACAAGGTTTGTACAAAACTCACTTCCCTTAACTCCTTTatccatatatatttttttttatatgtgtaATATGATCTATTAGAAATAATTGATCACTTAAATTGTGTAATTTTTATGTGTAGATACTAAGGAGACTATTGGATCTTGGAAAGACTCTTCCCTTTCCGGATGCTCTACTTATAAATGGTCAGAAAGATGTAGGTGTCTTTACAGGAGAAGCAGGTACATCACCCGATATTCACTATGTTGTTTCTCACCATCTCCGTCCTTTAATATATGATTCTCTAAAAAAAGTTCCATATCTTTTTTATATGGACACTTCAAATTTTTAActgtataaattatttatagtaATCAAAAGTTTAGCAATAATATATAGTACAAATACactgattattttttatgatatagtgcacaaaatcatatatttaaggACGAATGTAGTActaaaagtttcaaatgagGATACTTTTGGGTTTTAATTGAAATCatcataaactaattttgtttaaaaattgacttattttagGAAAGACATACAAATTCAGAGTGTCCAATGTTGGGTTAGCAACCTCAATCAACTTTAGAATTCAAGGCCATAAATTGAAACTCATTGAAGTTGAAGGTGCTCATACATTGCAAGAAACATATGAATCCCTTGATATTCATGTTGGACAATCAATGACAGTTTTGGTGACACTTGATAAATCAATTGGTGATTATTACATTGTTACATCAAGTCGTTTCACAAATCCTATTCTTACTACTACAGCAACACTTCGTTATTCTGGTTCCAATAGTAAGGCCTCAGGTCAATTACCCATTGGCCCAACTGATGTAGATTGGTCCATTAGACAAGCTAGGACCATCAGGTAttgtttttccttcttttttgtTGCTTTGTTTTCAATGAATttccattctttttttttttttttgtcaagtccATTCTTTAATCTTATACTTACCTAAATACAAGTCATGATGAAATATGATGTGTGGATGAATAATtataaatactaaattttttaatttagaaaaaaaaaaatttagtaataAATAATAAGTTTAGCCATTATATACCAacaatgtaaaaaatattttttaaaacatttaatattagtatgttattaaataaattattactattctTTTGTCCTTAACTCTTCCCCAAAATAATGTCAATAAACAAATAATAGTTTTGGACTACACACACTTATCCTAACCGTCCAATCTACAATGGACGTCTGAGATTTCACATATGACTTTATTATTGTGTAATTTTAAATCAATGATTCATTTGAGGGCATATTCCGTCTATTTAATCCTAAATCAATGATTGAGATTTAAAACAATGTGAATAGTGTGGTGCTTTATGCAGCtaatcctaatcctaatcatGCCAATAATATTACATATTTCTAATCAAATTTCATTGTTATAATActgctttgttttgttttttttttgacattaatATAATACTGCTTTTTTATAGTATATGATTGTGcgcatattaattttttttttcatcttctatGTTTATAAACTCCAGATTAATTGACAAATGCCGATATTGTTAGGTTGAACGTCTTTATTCGAATTTTAAACCTCATAAATATTATGTGAATTTCAGTAGTGCTTAtcatttagaaaataaataaataatttttattaatttttgaagcaataaataaaaatttcttaACTTGGGCATCGCTTAATGATTGGTTTCTAACTctgttttctttcttcttttttttcacaAAGATTGAATTTGACAGCAAATGCAGCACGACCAAACCCTCAAGGATCATTCCACTATGGAACCATCCCTATCTTAAGGACATTACAATTGGCAAATTCTAAATCCAACATGAATGGAAAATTAAGATATGCAGTAAATGGAATTTCACACATAAATCCAAGCACTCCATTGAAGCTTGCTGATTGGTTTAACATTCCAGGAATATTTGATCTCAATACAATCAAGGATGTTCCTTCTTTTTCAGGAAACTCTGCTAAACTTGGAACATCTGTCATAGGTTTTACCCTTCATGACTTTACAGAAATAATCTTTCAGAACAATGAAAACACTATTCAATCATGGCACATGGATGGATCTAGCTTCTATGTTGTCGggtaaaacattttttttttattttcttttttaccaatttggtttaatttaattaaatttatcattataaaattaattaataattttgtgtTCATTGAATTTAGATTTGGCAATGGTAAATGGACACCCAATGTGAGAGAGACTTACAATCTAGTCGATGGTATTACACGATACACTGTTCAGGTCGGTACATCGATATTTTCTGTCACTAATTCAACTTTTTCTAATAGACTTAGagtctgtttggataaatacCTTATTTGTAGTTTATAACAAAAACACTTAGCATGATAAACATTTATGCATAAATTTAagtaagttgtttttataataaaatataaaattaaaataaattatttttatatattctacgagctgaaaaaaaattatgaaaattttcatGAACTTCTTTTATAAGTTCTTCCAAATAGTCTCAAAGCTTATGTCAGTAGATTAGACAcattcaaataagtcaattcaaacataaCTTAACTGTGCAGTCTGTGagattattttgattatttatagTTCTATTCcaaaattttgttatatttaacTAACTAGAGTTTCTCTTGCATGCATGAACAAATAGGTGTATCCAAATTCTTGGACTGCCATATTGGTATCATTGGACAATAAGGGCATGTGGAATTTAAGGTCTGCAATATGGGAAAGTAGATATTTGGGACAAGAGTTGTATATGAGGGTGTGGAACAATGAGAAAAGCCTATACACCGAGACTAATGTCCCTGCCAATGTATTGTTTTGTGGGAAAGCTAAACATTTGCCCAAATTATAAGCACTAAAAGAAGGAGATAAAGAATTTGATTATTGGCATAATTAAGTTTGTagcttaattttcttttatttttattcttgaCATTATTTTGTTTAGAAATTTCAGTTACGAGGGTGTGACTGTCACATGTAAAAGGAAAATGGGCATATTTATTTCAGTAATGAGTCTCCTAATTGATTTTATGTTTCATTAGAGTATTGTTTCTTGTAATCATGATAAAAAGTAATTTCATCACCTCATTCTTGTAATCTTGTTTGCCACATTATGAGAAAAAAGGTTTGAACTAGCCTCTCAAGTAAAGGTAAAATGTTGAAGTGAATGAAACAcacaaatatttttagtttaGTTTTCGGTTTTATTCTTCtataaaaaatcaaaccaaattgATTAAACACATATGGATTAAAATTATTGATCAATGctagaccaaaaaaaataattattgatcaATGTTCTCTAGTACACAATACTCTCTCTAATTTCTATTATTTCTATCACTCTCATCTTGAGCTATTAAAATGGACTAGTCTATTTGGGTCGGTCTGCCAAGCCCACTAAAACATAGGGCGAGATTGAGCATAATAATTTGAGCCTAGATTTTTTTAGAGCTTTTTAGCCTGGACGAAAAAactcattataaaaatatataaaaaaaaaaaaactataatttatcttttatttagcTGAAcatattatcatatttattaaaCATGACAATGACACGATGTTTGAACTCAAACataatttgcaatttttatgGTGGATCGATCGGCTACATTTGATTGCATTTTCTTTAAGAACATATGcttcaaatttattattatagtaAAGTGTTCTCTCTCAATgcatttgttttgatttatgaaaataaatttgtaaattgacatttttatttttcgatttttttaagtatatatCAATTATTATCTAATATTTGAACTCCGGCTGGACCTTCAactttgttaattgttatgttaACCCGTTTATTTTTACACCTTGCCAAAATTTGAACTCCGGCTGGACTTTCAACTTtgttaacccttagctcaactagttgaACTAATTCTTTTACAAATACAATATGTTATAATTGCATTGTTCCAAGAAAGAACCAAGATATCTATTTCTAGATGGTGCATGCGTGTGTAATATTATAGATAGATAAAGATTGCGATAAGAATTTATGTACTTGAAGGAAAagaattgaatttatttattaggACAATACAGCGGAGAAACACAAGAATCTGCAGCAGGGTATAGTGTAAGTGTGGATTCTTTCTTTCACTATGAATAGGAAACAGCAAGAATCTGCAATGCCGTTTGAGGAAACTCTTTCCAAAGTTTGGTTCGTTGATTTCTCGTAACAAAACAAAGCCTTACATTTTCATATGCTACCCACCCACTGTCGTGGACCACCAGCTCCATGTCAGAGACTATATGTGTAGATCGAAAAAAGATATAGAAAGAGAAGAGATTATTATTGGAAATAAAAGGGAAGAATGTAGATCATACAACATAAAAGGAAGAGATCATTAattcaagaaaataaattaattagattaattttatcattatgAAAAACAAACTAAACCCTAAACTTTTTTAGTGGACCAAGAAGTGAATCCCACACCAGCTTTACTCTTTCTTTTAtaaagtagtagtagtagaaTATACTATATAAGAACCAAAATCAAGTGTTATGCTATACTACTTCGGCctcttttataagcaaattttttttcttgcacacttattaaggagtactatttttatcttaattttatgtgatatttttattgaaatttctAAAATGACAttacaatatattaaatatgcaTCGGGACTCTACAATCATgttaaaaagtaaaacaattaataattatatttttggaagaatagcATTAAATGAGGTtgatttttgtaaattttgcttatatttgaggccaaaatattttgttaacttttgcttataaataaggcggGAGGGAGTACTtggaattttttaattaaattttcacatttgttaTAGTAAA encodes:
- the LOC123881617 gene encoding L-ascorbate oxidase homolog, whose product is MKHGILTPIFLGILACWSAISVIAEDRYQFFTWEITYGTIFPLGVPQEGILINGQFPGPTIEAITNDNIVVNVINKLDDKFLITWSGIKQRRTSWQDGVLGTNCPIPPNTNWTYKFQVKDQIGTYTYFPTTKIHKAAGGFGGFNIAQRSVIDTPYVIPSGEFTLLVGDWYKTNHKILRRLLDLGKTLPFPDALLINGQKDVGVFTGEAGKTYKFRVSNVGLATSINFRIQGHKLKLIEVEGAHTLQETYESLDIHVGQSMTVLVTLDKSIGDYYIVTSSRFTNPILTTTATLRYSGSNSKASGQLPIGPTDVDWSIRQARTIRLNLTANAARPNPQGSFHYGTIPILRTLQLANSKSNMNGKLRYAVNGISHINPSTPLKLADWFNIPGIFDLNTIKDVPSFSGNSAKLGTSVIGFTLHDFTEIIFQNNENTIQSWHMDGSSFYVVGFGNGKWTPNVRETYNLVDGITRYTVQVYPNSWTAILVSLDNKGMWNLRSAIWESRYLGQELYMRVWNNEKSLYTETNVPANVLFCGKAKHLPKL